The Sulfurihydrogenibium sp. genome segment AGAGTTGAACAGTTAACGATATCGGTAAAAGAACTTACAGAGAATCAAAAGAAATTAGAAGAAAGGCTTATTAAGGTTGAAGAAGGTTTAAAACTAACAAGAAAAGAAGTTGGTGGGTTAGCTCATACTGTTGGATACACATTAGAGGATAGAGCTTATAAATCTCTACCAAAACTATTGAAAAAAGACTTTGATATAGATATAGAGGGAAAACTTATAAGAACTTACTTAGAGTTAGGTAAAGAAAAGTTTATTGAAATTAATATTTTTGGAAAAGGAAGACAGAAAGATAAACAAGTTGTAATCATAGGTGAAGGTAAAAGTCAGCTTAAAAAGATGGATGTAGATAAATTTTTGAAAACGATTGAAATGATTAAAAGTTTTTTTGCAGAGAAGATTATACCTATCATGATTACTTATCAAACATTGCCACAAGTAGATAGATATGCAGAAGAAAAAGGAGTAAAGATTTACTACTCATATGACTTTGACTAAATCAATACAAGGAGGTTGACGTAGATGAAGGTCCATGAACATCAGGCAAAAGAGATTTTTAGAAAGTATGGTCTGCCAGTACCAAGAGGTTATCCAGCTTTTGATGTTAAAGAGGCTGTTGAAGCAGCAGAAGAGCTTGGAACATGGCCTGTTGTTGTGAAAGCCCAAATTCACGCAGGTGGTAGAGGAAAAGCCGGTGGTGTTAAACTTGCGAAATCTATAGAAGAGGTTCAGCAAATAGCATCAGAATTACTTGGTAAAAAACTTGCTACATTCCAAACAGGACCGGAGGGTTTACCGGTTAGCAGATTATATATAGAAGAAGCTACAGTAATAGACAAAGAGTTTTATGTGGCTATTACACTTGACAGAAGTAAATCTAAGCCAATTATCATGGTTTCTGCTGCTGGTGGTATGGAAATAGAAGAAGTAGCAGCAACAAATCCGGAGGCAATCATCACTCAAACAATAGAACCGTTCATAGGATTAAGAAGCTATCATGCAAGAGAGCTTGCTTTAAAACTTGGTCTTCCAAAAAATCTATTAAACAAAGCTGCATCAATTTTTACAACTCTTTATAAGATTTATATAGAATTAGATGCTTCAATGGTTGAAATAAACCCATTAGTTTTAACAAAAGATGGAAATATTGTTATTCTTGATGCAAAATTAGAGTTTGACGATAACGGATTGTTTAGACATCCAGAAATTATGGAAATGGACGACCCAACTCAAATTTCGCCGTTAGAAGTAGAAGCTAAAAAATTCAACTTAAACTACATAAAATTAGATGGAAACATTGCATGTATGGTTAACGGTGCAGGTCTTGCAATGTCAACTATGGACACAATCAAGCTTGCTGGTGGAGAACCTGCAAACTTCTTAGATGTAGGTGGTTCTGCAAACGCAACCCAAATAGCAAACGCATTTAAAATAATCCTATCAGACCCTAACGTAAAAGCAATATTTATAAATATTTTTGGTGGTATTTTAAGATGTGATAGACTTGCAGAAGGTATTATCACTGCTGCAAAAGAAGTATCTATAAACGTTCCTGTAATCGTTAGAATGGAAGGAACAAACGTAGAGCTTGGTAAAAAGATGCTTCAAGAATCAGGATTACCATTAATTACTGCTGACACAATGTGGGAAGGTGCATTAAAAGCAGTAGAAGCAGCAAATAAACAACAGTAAAGGAGGTTTAAGATGAGCGTATTAGTAAATAAAAATACAAAAGTAATTGTTCAAGGAATAACCGGAAGAGAAGGAAGCTTTCATGCTATACAATGTAAAGCATACGGAACACAGGTTGTAGGTGGAGTTACTCCCGGTAAAAAAGGTGAAAATGTAGAAGGAATACCTGTATTTGATACTGTAAATGAAGCGGTTAAAGAAACCGGAGCAGACTGTTCACTAATCTTCGTTCCACCACCATTTGCAGCAGATGCAATTTTAGAAGCAGTAGATGCAGGAATAAAAACAGTAATCTGTATTACAGAAGGTATCCCAGTTAATGATATGCTGCCGGTAAAACAGTACATCAAAAAATATTATCCAGACACAGTTTTAATAGGGCCAAACTGTCCGGGCGTAATCACACCGGAAGAGGCAAAAATCGGAATTATGCCTGGTCATATATTTAAAAAAGGTAACGTTGGAATAGTTTCAAGAAGCGGAACATTAACATACGAAGCTGCATATCAGCTTACAACAAGAGGAATTGGTCAATCAACGGCTGTAGGTATTGGTGGAGACCCAATTCCGGGAACAGTTTTTGCCGATGTTTTAAAATGGTTCCAAGATGACCCAGAAACTGAGGCAATCGTTATGATTGGTGAAATTGGTGGAACAGCAGAAGAAGAGGCTGCAGAATTCATAAAATCTTATGTTAAAAAACCGGTTGTTGCATATATAGCCGGCGTAACAGCACCACCAGGAAAAAGAATGGGACATGCTGGAGCTATTATTTCCGGTGGAAAGGGAACAGCAGCAGAAAAATACAAAGCTTTAGAATCTGCAGGAGCAATAACGGTTAAAAACCCATCAATAATTGGAGAGACTGTAGAGAAGATTTTAAAAGGAAACTAATAAATTAATTCATCCCGAGGCTGTAAAGCCGAGGGATCACTTTTTTATGAAAATAATAGACGTTAGGCTGTTCCAAAATTTTTGTAAATTTGCCTTTCCTTGTCATCCTGAGGCCGAAGGCTGAAGGATTTCTTTTTTGGTTTTTTGACTTGAAGAGAAAAGTAAGGGATTCTTCGTCAGCTACAGAATGAAGATGCTAATTTTTGGAACATACCCAATTTTACTTTAACAACTATCATTTAATCCTTTTTAGCGTTATATTTACCTTTCCTTCAATTTCTATAAGATACGGTACATCTTCATTTTTATTTATGTATATCGTAATCCTTTTTGTTTTACTATTTTGTGGCTCAAATATGTAAACATATTCTGATGCTGTATCTTGCTTTGATATTCTTAGGGGTGTATCGTTGACTTCAATTTTCATGTTTAAAATATCATCTTCTTTTAATCTACCTTTAAAAAACT includes the following:
- the sucC gene encoding ADP-forming succinate--CoA ligase subunit beta, yielding MKVHEHQAKEIFRKYGLPVPRGYPAFDVKEAVEAAEELGTWPVVVKAQIHAGGRGKAGGVKLAKSIEEVQQIASELLGKKLATFQTGPEGLPVSRLYIEEATVIDKEFYVAITLDRSKSKPIIMVSAAGGMEIEEVAATNPEAIITQTIEPFIGLRSYHARELALKLGLPKNLLNKAASIFTTLYKIYIELDASMVEINPLVLTKDGNIVILDAKLEFDDNGLFRHPEIMEMDDPTQISPLEVEAKKFNLNYIKLDGNIACMVNGAGLAMSTMDTIKLAGGEPANFLDVGGSANATQIANAFKIILSDPNVKAIFINIFGGILRCDRLAEGIITAAKEVSINVPVIVRMEGTNVELGKKMLQESGLPLITADTMWEGALKAVEAANKQQ
- the sucD gene encoding succinate--CoA ligase subunit alpha, whose product is MSVLVNKNTKVIVQGITGREGSFHAIQCKAYGTQVVGGVTPGKKGENVEGIPVFDTVNEAVKETGADCSLIFVPPPFAADAILEAVDAGIKTVICITEGIPVNDMLPVKQYIKKYYPDTVLIGPNCPGVITPEEAKIGIMPGHIFKKGNVGIVSRSGTLTYEAAYQLTTRGIGQSTAVGIGGDPIPGTVFADVLKWFQDDPETEAIVMIGEIGGTAEEEAAEFIKSYVKKPVVAYIAGVTAPPGKRMGHAGAIISGGKGTAAEKYKALESAGAITVKNPSIIGETVEKILKGN